In Gemmatimonadaceae bacterium, the genomic window GTCCGGATCGTGTGCATCGCGGACGCGGCGCACAGCGGTCGGACGCGCCAACGTAAGCGTGCAGTTTTGCGCGTGTCAAATGGTATGGTTGCGAAACGTGCCGAAGCGTGCGCGACCGCAGAAACCCTTGTGGCATAAGGGAAATCTCACAGTCGTCGTGGCGGTGAAGCCCACGTCTATCAATAGATTTCGAGCTCCAGAGATAGAGCCCCGGCTCTATCGCCGGCGCGCGGCCGGGTTCGCTCGCGGCGCGCGCGGCAGCCGTGGCGTCGCACCGCGTGGCGCGTGCGAACGCGCGTGCGGATGCGCGCGCACACCGCGTGCGGGCACGCGGCAGCGCGTCCCGCGGGCATGGGCACACGCACGGCGCGGATCTTGCCACCCTCTCTTCAATTCGCACCGCGCGACCGTTGCCCACGCTCGCGTCCGTCGCCCCGGGCGGCAGTTCCGCCTCGCGCATCGCGGCGCCCGCCGACCATCCCCCGTCCAGGATCGCCCGCATGGCACAGCCGTCTTCCACCGACCGCGCGACCCCTCCCGCACCGCGGCGTCCGGCCTACATCCCCCTCGGCGCGGCCGCCGGCCTTGCCATCGGCGCGGGGCTGGGCGTCGTCTTCCACATGATCCCGGTGCTCATGCCCGCCGGCGTCGCGATCGGCGCCGGCGTCGGCGTGCTGCTCACGCGACGCGGACGCGACTGACACAAGGCGTCGGCGCCCCGCAGTCTGGGGCGCCGCCCGTAGGACTCAGAGTCAGAGCCCTCCAGTCTGGGGCTCCATCCGTAGGAGGACTCAGAGTCACGGTCCTCGTGACCGCGCAGGCAATCGGTGCCAACACCGGAGCCGCGTCACTGCCATGCGCCGGACTCGGAGTCATCGCGCAGCAGTCGTGACTTCGTCGCGCGGTCACCGCGACCGCACCATGCGCGTGGCACGGATCCGCGCCGCTGCGCACCCCCGTTCACGATCCCCGTCCCCTCGAACCAGCCGCCCCGGCCACCGCCCCCAACGCGGACAGGATTCAAGTGTATATGAATATAGGCATCTGCGAATATCCTGCTCCACGGGGACCCACCATGTCACTCCGCATCCGCGCCGCCCTGCTGCTGCTCCCGGCCATCACGGCGTGCAGCAGCGCGACCACCACGCTCGAACCCGCCACCTCGACGCTGAACCCCGAGGTGGCCGCCGCTGTCACGGCCGCCCTGCAGGACGAGTATCACGCCGGGCAGGTCTACCGGCGTGTGTTGTCCGACTTCGGCGCCGTGCTCCCGTTCGCCAACATCGTGACGGCGGAGCAGCGGCACGCCACCGCCCTCGCCGGCACGCTCACCACGCACGGGATCGCGGTGCCCGCCAGCGCGTGGACCGCCGCCAACGTGCCTGGCTTCGCGTCGGTGCCGGACGCCTGCGCCGCCGCCGCGACCGCCGAAGTCTCGAACATCGCCCTCTACGACACGCTGCTGGCGCTGGACCTGCCCGACGACGTGCGGATCGTCTTCACGAACAACCGGCGCGCCTCGCTCGAGGGGCACCTGCCGGCCTTCACCCGGTGCCAGTGACCCGGCGACACCTCGCCGCGACGACGCACGCCCACCGCGTCAGTGCGTCGCCTGCGTCGGGGCCGCCACCGCCTGCTCGGCTGTGATCCGCAGCGTGTCCTCCTGGTGCGTCTCGCTGCGGTCGTCGGCGCCGAGGATGCCCAGGTCGTTCAGCACGAGCCCGAAGGCGTCCGGCATCATCGCCGGCCAGCGCACGATGCCGTCGAGCCGGATGAGCGGGTGCGGCGTGCGCTCGCGACCCGCGAAGTGCCGCCGGGCCCAGAGCTCGTAGAAGAACATCACGATTCCGCCCTGCAGGGCGAAGAACATCCAGGTCGTGATGGCGTCGCGCAGCGGCAGGTCGAAGAGCATCCAGGCCAGCACCAGGTAGCTCAGCACCATCCCCATCGTTCCCATGCCGCGTCGCAGCGCCGCGTTGAGCACCACCGACACGGTCGTCCAGAGCAGGACGCCGAAGAGCACGATGGCCCACATGATGTTGATGTGGAAGTACGTCATCTCGGCCGCCTGGTTGGGGAGGATTGCGACCGCAGTATGGGGTGCGGTACCACGCGGCGCCACGGCCCGCGCGGCGGTCACGACCGGTCCGACCTTGTTCCCTCGCGGGCCCGCCCCCCACTCGGCGGGCGACAGGCCCGGGGCCGGGCCGGGGGCGCCTCCGCGAGCGTGCCGCCCGCCCCCTCCCTACCGCCGGAGCAGGTCCTCGAGCACCGGCATCGGCGCCGCGCCGACCTGGCGCGCCACCTCGCGGCCATCCCGCAGCACGGCGATGGTCGGGATGCTGCGGATGGCGAACCGGGACGCCACCTGCGGGTTGCGGTCGGTGTCCACCTTCACCACCAGCGCCTGTCGCGCCTGCCGCCGCGCCAGCTCGGCGAACACCGGTGCCATCATCTTGCACGGCCCGCACCACTCGGCGAAGAAGTCCACGATCACCGGGACGGCCGACGAGGCCGTCACCCGGTCGAAGTTCGCATCGGTGAGCGTGAGCGGGGTGTCCAGCGCGAGCGCGGCGTGGCAGGACCCGCAGGTCGGCCGCGCGTCAGCGCGCGCGAAGTCCACGCGGTTCAGCGTGCCGCACGACGCACACGGCAGGATGGCGGTGCGACGCGCACCCGTCTCAGGCATGGTCGATCCGGGGAATGAGGGAGCTGGGAGTGATGTCCTCGTCCGGACATTGCCGGGCAGGGACCACGACACGATACACCGTGCGCACCCCAACGCACCCGCGTCCGCACCCCGGATTGCCGCGCCAGGCCTCAGCCGCCACCCGGTCGCACCACCGGACGCAGGTTGCGG contains:
- the trxA gene encoding thioredoxin, translated to MPETGARRTAILPCASCGTLNRVDFARADARPTCGSCHAALALDTPLTLTDANFDRVTASSAVPVIVDFFAEWCGPCKMMAPVFAELARRQARQALVVKVDTDRNPQVASRFAIRSIPTIAVLRDGREVARQVGAAPMPVLEDLLRR